One part of the Nostoc sp. PCC 7120 = FACHB-418 genome encodes these proteins:
- a CDS encoding glycosyltransferase family 4 protein, with protein MKNILNQELAEPQNTDTKELQIPEPTIALLHCYDLIDDFLDSINISFETFCKEFVGSWMFGYINALKEVGVRTVLFCISARVERPSRFTHIPTNTQICVLPPSPTYRPYRAVRRKSLNVYGASAAQSFKEIQDSNPIRRSLLTPVKDLAKSVGTYLCTPLGSLAEELKRENCQAILCQEYEYARFDSCTLLGKMTGIPVFATFQGGDRTQSWLEVPWRHLSFRNCAGVIVATQTEIKRIQSAYGIGASKIGQIFNPVDITTWQGSDRLQARKELDIPLDARVVVWHGRVEIERKGLDILLEAWQQICNQRPDINLRLLIVGTGSDAEQLHQRIASMQLKGVLWLNEFVSDRAIMQRYLSAADVYTLPSRQEGFPVAPLEAMACSLPVVAADAPGVPDIFAGGDISGGLVVPREDATALAQALTQVLDNEAWGRELGKRARQRVESYFAPQIVGKQLRDFILGQNSHHAHQ; from the coding sequence ATGAAAAATATTCTCAATCAAGAACTTGCAGAGCCACAAAATACAGATACAAAAGAATTACAAATTCCAGAACCAACGATCGCCTTACTCCACTGTTACGATTTGATCGACGACTTCTTAGATAGCATTAATATTTCTTTCGAGACTTTCTGTAAAGAGTTCGTCGGTAGCTGGATGTTTGGCTATATCAACGCTCTCAAGGAAGTCGGTGTGCGGACGGTATTATTTTGTATTTCCGCCCGTGTTGAGCGTCCATCACGCTTTACTCATATACCCACCAATACCCAAATTTGCGTTTTACCTCCATCCCCAACGTATCGTCCTTACCGTGCTGTGCGGCGTAAATCGCTGAATGTTTATGGCGCTAGTGCAGCTCAATCTTTTAAGGAGATTCAAGATAGCAATCCCATTCGCCGTTCTCTGCTGACACCAGTGAAAGACTTGGCGAAAAGTGTGGGAACCTACCTCTGTACACCCCTGGGATCATTAGCTGAGGAACTAAAGCGCGAAAACTGTCAAGCAATTTTGTGTCAAGAATATGAGTATGCCCGCTTCGATAGTTGTACACTCCTGGGAAAAATGACTGGTATTCCCGTGTTCGCTACCTTCCAAGGAGGCGATCGCACTCAGAGTTGGCTAGAAGTTCCCTGGCGACACTTATCTTTTCGCAACTGCGCGGGTGTTATTGTCGCTACCCAAACCGAAATTAAACGTATCCAATCTGCTTACGGGATTGGCGCTAGCAAAATCGGGCAAATTTTCAACCCTGTAGACATAACAACTTGGCAAGGAAGCGATCGCCTCCAAGCACGAAAAGAACTAGATATTCCCCTGGATGCAAGGGTAGTCGTCTGGCATGGCAGAGTAGAGATAGAGCGCAAAGGGCTAGATATATTACTAGAAGCTTGGCAGCAAATCTGCAATCAGCGTCCAGATATTAACCTGCGATTATTAATTGTGGGTACAGGTAGCGATGCCGAGCAATTGCACCAGCGTATTGCCAGTATGCAGCTAAAAGGGGTGTTATGGCTAAATGAATTTGTGAGCGATCGCGCTATTATGCAACGTTATCTCTCGGCTGCTGACGTTTATACCCTCCCCTCTCGTCAAGAAGGTTTTCCCGTTGCACCCTTGGAAGCAATGGCTTGTAGTCTACCAGTCGTAGCGGCTGACGCTCCTGGTGTACCGGACATTTTTGCAGGTGGAGACATTTCTGGCGGCCTAGTCGTACCGCGAGAAGATGCGACAGCATTAGCACAAGCACTCACACAAGTTCTCGACAACGAAGCCTGGGGACGGGAGTTAGGTAAACGTGCGCGACAGCGTGTAGAGAGTTACTTTGCACCGCAAATAGTTGGCAAACAACTACGAGACTTTATTTTAGGTCAGAACTCACATCATGCTCATCAGTAA
- a CDS encoding lipopolysaccharide biosynthesis protein, protein MLISKFKQSLSNKFIRNAGALGAAELANRIFRLGTTITLARMFSPQDYGLMAVVYTVFDFATVFTFRGGIGAKIVQADEQDVKTICDTSYWLNWILCIAIFLLQCIAAFPIAQFYKNQQLVLPICTVGLVYLMFPLFLVNSAIIERENRLKITALCNVTQSLLSNIIIVVFALMGMGVWAIVWSMVLTTPVWIIITWRNHSWRPPKLFKLDKYKEVISFGADLLAIELLGKLRGNIDYLIIGGFLSIEALGIYYFAFNAGLGISMSIINTFSSALFPYLCEVRSNLSQLKERYFSSLKKAYFVITPLILLQTCLAPIYVPIIFGQKWSSAIPVLMLICLSALSLQFGRATFLLLNAMGKTRLTLYWNLIYTILFSTALLISVHGGIIYVAIAVVICQLFIAPMFNIWVVNRTFYKKQFITP, encoded by the coding sequence ATGCTCATCAGTAAGTTTAAACAGTCACTATCAAACAAATTTATTCGCAATGCTGGCGCACTAGGAGCCGCAGAATTAGCCAATCGCATCTTCCGCCTGGGAACAACCATCACTCTAGCGCGGATGTTCAGCCCCCAAGACTATGGATTAATGGCGGTTGTTTATACGGTGTTTGATTTTGCCACTGTTTTCACCTTCAGAGGGGGAATTGGCGCAAAGATTGTTCAAGCTGATGAGCAGGATGTGAAAACTATCTGTGACACATCTTACTGGTTGAACTGGATTTTGTGCATAGCAATTTTTTTGCTCCAGTGCATTGCTGCTTTTCCTATTGCTCAGTTTTATAAAAATCAACAGTTGGTTTTGCCAATCTGTACAGTTGGTTTAGTCTATTTAATGTTTCCTTTGTTTTTGGTTAACTCCGCTATCATTGAACGAGAAAATCGACTCAAAATTACAGCATTATGTAATGTTACTCAATCATTATTAAGCAATATCATTATTGTGGTTTTCGCCCTTATGGGTATGGGTGTATGGGCTATAGTTTGGTCTATGGTGTTGACAACCCCAGTCTGGATTATCATCACTTGGAGAAATCATTCTTGGCGACCACCTAAATTATTTAAATTAGACAAATATAAAGAAGTTATTAGCTTTGGAGCCGATTTACTAGCGATTGAACTACTAGGTAAATTAAGAGGGAATATAGACTATCTAATTATTGGTGGTTTTTTAAGTATTGAAGCATTAGGTATTTATTATTTTGCTTTTAATGCTGGCTTAGGTATTAGCATGAGCATCATTAATACATTTAGTTCAGCATTATTTCCTTACCTGTGCGAAGTTCGCAGTAATTTAAGCCAACTCAAAGAAAGATACTTTAGTAGCTTGAAAAAAGCTTACTTTGTAATCACACCTTTAATTCTCTTGCAAACCTGTTTAGCTCCTATTTATGTTCCAATTATTTTTGGGCAGAAATGGTCATCCGCTATTCCCGTACTGATGCTAATTTGTCTATCTGCTTTAAGCCTGCAATTTGGTAGAGCTACGTTTCTTTTACTTAACGCAATGGGCAAAACTCGCTTAACTCTCTATTGGAATTTAATCTATACAATACTATTTTCTACTGCCCTATTAATATCAGTACATGGAGGAATTATTTATGTAGCGATCGCAGTTGTTATCTGTCAACTATTCATAGCCCCCATGTTTAACATTTGGGTTGTTAACCGCACTTTTTACAAAAAACAATTCATTACTCCTTAG
- a CDS encoding polysaccharide pyruvyl transferase family protein, whose protein sequence is MIQVLNLTTPETIKQYLQEALGKIEPFEQCILLDYPDYANIGDSLIWLGELLYLQQIRQAKITYSASVESFSAQEMSNYKSSPEIPIFLSGGGNLGDLWLKFQNFREHIISEYKENPIIIFPQSIYFQEENNLVKAARIFNSHPNLTIFVRDNYSYQLATNYFYNCRIIKSPDAAFQLVNTPGIAASYQNKSSILYHFRNDKELNLNQASSPNNLDLPNLIVEDWASYKYESDSYKKLPNNALIQSFARIFDGWEQGKLFPDEWITRQIWKYFHPYTTAFSQAYNPESHRKAWSYMYQGVYQFKQYRLIITNRLHGHILSTLMGIPHIFLPNSYHKNEAFYEAWTHQIPFCRFVKDPEKIADTVRELIEMSEIAKN, encoded by the coding sequence ATGATACAAGTCCTTAATCTCACAACACCGGAAACTATTAAACAATACTTACAAGAAGCTTTAGGCAAAATAGAGCCTTTTGAACAATGTATTCTCCTAGATTATCCTGACTATGCGAACATTGGTGACAGCTTAATTTGGCTCGGAGAATTGCTTTATTTACAACAAATTCGTCAAGCCAAAATTACCTATAGTGCTAGTGTTGAAAGTTTCTCAGCCCAAGAAATGAGTAACTACAAATCCTCACCTGAAATTCCTATTTTTTTAAGTGGCGGAGGGAATCTAGGCGATTTATGGCTAAAGTTTCAGAATTTTAGAGAGCATATTATATCTGAATACAAAGAAAACCCAATTATCATTTTCCCCCAAAGTATTTATTTCCAAGAAGAAAATAATTTAGTTAAGGCTGCTCGTATCTTTAATTCCCATCCCAATTTAACTATATTTGTTCGGGATAACTACAGTTACCAGTTAGCAACAAATTATTTCTACAATTGTCGGATTATTAAATCGCCTGATGCAGCATTTCAATTAGTTAACACTCCAGGGATAGCTGCTTCATATCAAAATAAAAGTTCTATTCTTTATCATTTTAGAAACGATAAGGAATTAAATTTAAATCAAGCTAGTTCTCCTAATAACCTTGACTTGCCTAATTTAATAGTAGAAGATTGGGCTTCTTATAAATATGAAAGTGACTCTTACAAAAAATTACCTAATAATGCCTTAATTCAAAGTTTCGCCAGAATATTCGACGGTTGGGAACAAGGCAAATTATTTCCTGATGAATGGATTACTCGTCAAATCTGGAAATACTTCCATCCCTACACTACCGCTTTTTCTCAAGCTTATAACCCTGAATCACATCGAAAAGCTTGGAGTTATATGTATCAGGGAGTTTACCAATTCAAACAATATCGGTTAATTATTACAAATAGGCTACATGGTCATATTCTCTCTACTTTGATGGGAATTCCCCATATTTTTCTCCCTAACTCCTACCACAAAAATGAAGCTTTTTATGAAGCTTGGACACATCAAATTCCCTTTTGTCGTTTTGTCAAAGATCCTGAAAAAATAGCCGATACAGTTCGGGAATTGATTGAGATGTCTGAAATTGCTAAAAACTAA
- a CDS encoding glycosyltransferase family 2 protein, whose product MPIISVIIPVYNGEKTIIETIASVQHQTFLDIEIIVINDGSTDNTFELVRNIQDNRLKIFSYENGGLPVARNRGITHAVGQFIAFIDADDLWTTDKLELQFAALQEYPEAGLAYSWTYYKFANEADSYADESNSFAGDVYAELLIKNFLQNGSNPLIRRAAIDSVGLFDPTLKSCEDWDFYLRLAAKWQFALVKKAQIIYRQSPTAMTSKLDVMEKYSSIVIERAFNAAPPQLQHLKKQSLAWVYKFTAQQCLKYNSHKLADIKLAAKRLKMAITLYPKNLLEDYTHGLIRKLIKSWILLQFHMVYIPEKSHNI is encoded by the coding sequence GTGCCAATAATTTCTGTAATCATTCCTGTATATAATGGTGAAAAAACAATTATTGAAACCATTGCTTCTGTTCAGCACCAAACCTTTTTAGATATTGAAATCATTGTGATCAATGATGGTTCAACAGATAATACTTTTGAACTTGTGAGAAATATTCAGGATAATCGCTTGAAAATATTCTCTTATGAAAATGGTGGTTTACCCGTAGCTCGTAATCGCGGTATTACCCACGCTGTAGGTCAATTTATTGCCTTCATTGATGCTGATGATCTCTGGACAACAGACAAGCTAGAGCTTCAGTTTGCTGCATTACAAGAATATCCAGAAGCAGGACTAGCTTACAGTTGGACTTATTACAAATTTGCTAATGAAGCAGATTCTTATGCTGATGAATCTAATTCATTTGCAGGTGATGTTTATGCTGAATTGCTAATCAAGAATTTTTTGCAGAACGGTTCCAACCCTCTAATTCGGCGAGCCGCTATTGACTCTGTGGGACTTTTTGATCCTACACTGAAATCTTGCGAAGATTGGGATTTTTACCTGCGGTTAGCGGCTAAATGGCAATTTGCTTTAGTTAAAAAAGCACAAATTATCTATCGTCAGTCCCCAACTGCGATGACATCGAAATTAGATGTTATGGAAAAATATAGTTCTATTGTCATAGAGAGAGCTTTTAATGCAGCTCCTCCACAATTACAACATTTAAAAAAACAAAGTCTAGCATGGGTTTACAAATTTACTGCTCAACAATGTTTGAAATATAACAGCCATAAACTCGCAGATATTAAATTAGCCGCTAAAAGATTAAAAATGGCTATTACTCTCTATCCAAAAAACCTTTTAGAAGACTACACTCATGGTCTCATAAGAAAACTTATTAAAAGTTGGATATTATTACAGTTTCACATGGTTTATATTCCTGAAAAATCTCACAATATTTAA
- a CDS encoding glycosyltransferase family 2 protein, whose translation MPTISVIIPAYNAERTILETISSVQQQTFSDFDLIIINDGSTDRTLELIQNIRDERLKIFSYENGGLCTARNRGISHASGEFIAFLDADDLWTHDKLELQLTALQQHPEAGVAYSWTYFMDEQGKSSIPGVSLFFEGDVQAHLLVNNFLASGSNPLIRKQAIESVGEFDSNCMGCADWDYWLRLSATWNFVVVRKHQIFYRQSATSMSSTKVKNMEDDGLFVVEKTFQSVKPELQYLKNQSLAWIYQYSTQQYLKQNVNNIDAVRHAREKLWQAICLHPPILLAPYAQDLIIWLIKKWILTKIYILRKKNNPLMIK comes from the coding sequence ATGCCTACTATATCTGTAATTATTCCTGCCTATAATGCTGAACGTACTATTTTAGAGACAATATCTTCTGTTCAGCAACAGACATTCTCAGATTTTGATTTGATTATTATTAATGATGGTTCCACTGACCGCACTCTAGAGTTGATTCAGAATATTCGAGATGAGCGTTTGAAGATATTCTCTTATGAAAATGGTGGACTTTGTACAGCACGTAATCGAGGAATTTCTCATGCAAGTGGGGAATTTATTGCTTTCCTTGATGCCGATGATTTGTGGACACACGATAAATTAGAATTGCAACTAACAGCATTACAACAACATCCAGAGGCGGGAGTTGCTTATAGTTGGACTTATTTTATGGATGAGCAAGGAAAATCTTCCATCCCTGGTGTTTCCCTATTCTTTGAGGGTGATGTCCAAGCTCATTTATTAGTTAATAATTTTCTCGCTAGTGGTTCCAATCCTCTAATTCGCAAGCAAGCCATTGAATCTGTAGGAGAGTTTGATTCTAACTGTATGGGTTGTGCCGATTGGGATTATTGGTTACGTTTATCAGCTACTTGGAATTTTGTTGTAGTTCGCAAACATCAAATTTTTTATCGCCAGTCTGCCACTTCAATGTCATCTACTAAAGTTAAAAATATGGAAGATGATGGCCTATTTGTAGTTGAAAAAACTTTTCAGTCTGTCAAACCAGAATTGCAATATTTAAAAAATCAAAGTTTAGCCTGGATTTATCAATATTCCACACAACAATATCTTAAGCAGAATGTCAACAATATTGATGCAGTCCGTCATGCTAGAGAAAAATTATGGCAAGCAATTTGCTTGCACCCGCCAATTTTATTGGCACCTTATGCTCAGGATTTAATTATCTGGTTGATAAAAAAATGGATATTAACTAAAATATATATCCTAAGAAAGAAAAATAATCCACTGATGATTAAATAA
- a CDS encoding glycosyltransferase: MTQQVINSTSKNHLSPLENQKRYRVVLVHPSAGVNWSGGSEIFAIELARHLNSYFDLELLSGADCGSFSLPSGGISRTQAFNIVRHPLISKLLSRFASHPEIVIEHLSNFFPCAIHLLTKSADLIFPCNDYGGMAMAAFVRAIRGTPILFTEHVGLLGEGKSLTRNLRFHPNQLVVFSEAMAAFVRSVQPQQNVSIIPNGVDINRFTPVGKHIDFCLPKPIVLCVASLKRHSHKRIRLAMEAVARLPQASLLLCGDGIDRDYFQAKGDELLGKERFKIQSFPYEQMPAVYRSADVFTLPSIDEPFGMAYVEAMASGLPVVATDDEMRRQIVGNAGSLCDVKNPDIYAAAMGEILTQDWQVRARQNALRFSWENIALRYRDLILKTIQGHQQNH, encoded by the coding sequence ATGACACAACAAGTAATTAACTCTACAAGCAAAAATCATCTATCACCATTAGAAAACCAAAAGCGTTACCGAGTTGTATTAGTACATCCTAGTGCGGGAGTAAATTGGAGTGGTGGCTCAGAAATTTTTGCCATAGAGTTAGCAAGACATCTTAATTCATACTTCGATTTAGAACTTTTGAGCGGTGCTGACTGTGGCTCTTTTTCCCTTCCATCTGGTGGTATTTCACGCACTCAAGCCTTTAACATCGTTCGCCATCCGCTTATTTCTAAACTGCTGTCTAGGTTTGCTAGCCATCCTGAAATAGTGATTGAACACCTCAGTAATTTTTTTCCCTGTGCTATTCACTTATTAACTAAATCTGCCGATTTGATATTTCCTTGTAATGACTATGGCGGCATGGCAATGGCAGCTTTTGTGAGAGCTATCAGAGGTACGCCAATACTTTTTACCGAACACGTCGGCTTATTGGGAGAAGGTAAATCATTAACACGTAATTTGCGGTTTCATCCTAATCAATTAGTCGTTTTTTCTGAAGCAATGGCTGCATTTGTGCGTAGTGTACAACCTCAGCAAAATGTGAGCATTATTCCTAATGGTGTAGATATAAATAGATTTACTCCAGTAGGAAAGCACATCGATTTTTGTTTGCCAAAACCTATTGTTCTTTGTGTTGCGTCTCTCAAACGTCATAGCCATAAGCGCATTAGATTAGCTATGGAAGCAGTAGCACGTTTACCCCAAGCCAGTCTATTATTATGCGGCGATGGTATTGACCGTGATTACTTTCAAGCTAAGGGTGATGAGTTATTAGGGAAAGAGCGTTTTAAGATTCAAAGTTTTCCCTATGAGCAAATGCCGGCAGTTTATCGCAGTGCTGATGTATTTACCCTACCTTCCATTGATGAGCCATTTGGAATGGCTTATGTGGAAGCAATGGCGAGTGGTTTACCTGTAGTTGCTACCGATGACGAAATGCGTCGTCAGATTGTCGGTAATGCTGGTAGCTTATGTGATGTGAAGAATCCAGATATTTATGCTGCGGCTATGGGAGAGATTTTAACTCAAGATTGGCAAGTAAGAGCGCGTCAAAATGCTCTGCGTTTCAGTTGGGAAAACATAGCTTTAAGGTACCGTGACTTGATTTTAAAAACTATTCAAGGTCATCAACAAAATCATTAA
- a CDS encoding glycosyltransferase family 2 protein: MPKVSVVIPAYNSMAYLPTTLETVFAQTFTDFEVLIINDGSSDNIVNWVSSLADARIRLITQENQGLTGAHNTGVMQAQGEYIAFLDADDLWEPSKLEKQVSCLDKNPEVGLVDTWVMLIDETGKSTGTVLKTNAEGNVWKQIIQCPTVVCGSSPLVRNACFQEVGLFDPEMGGSSDWDMWIRIASRYSFGLIKEPLTLYRQHRSSMSKNCERVFRENQSVIEKTFKSVPPELQNLKQRAYALVYLYLAWRALDNRNYEQAIYYRQQAYTSDPQVIYSKSGLSQKFAILVTRFFGASGLDGVRNISRALRRNILALIP, from the coding sequence ATGCCCAAAGTTTCTGTAGTGATTCCAGCTTATAATTCTATGGCTTATCTACCAACAACGCTGGAAACTGTTTTTGCTCAGACGTTCACCGATTTTGAAGTATTAATAATTAATGACGGTAGTTCTGACAATATTGTTAATTGGGTTTCTAGTCTCGCCGATGCTAGAATCCGCCTCATCACCCAAGAAAACCAAGGTTTAACAGGCGCACACAATACAGGTGTGATGCAAGCACAAGGTGAATACATAGCATTTTTGGATGCGGATGATCTTTGGGAACCAAGCAAACTAGAAAAGCAAGTATCTTGCCTAGATAAAAATCCAGAAGTTGGCTTAGTAGATACTTGGGTAATGTTAATTGATGAAACAGGGAAATCTACAGGGACTGTACTGAAAACTAATGCCGAAGGTAATGTTTGGAAACAAATTATTCAATGTCCTACTGTTGTCTGTGGTAGTTCTCCTCTAGTCAGGAACGCTTGTTTTCAAGAGGTAGGTTTATTTGACCCAGAAATGGGTGGCTCATCCGATTGGGATATGTGGATTCGGATTGCGTCTCGATATAGTTTTGGCCTAATTAAAGAACCATTAACCCTTTATAGACAACATCGTAGCAGTATGTCAAAAAACTGCGAAAGAGTTTTTAGAGAAAATCAATCTGTCATCGAAAAAACCTTTAAATCTGTACCACCAGAACTGCAAAACTTAAAACAACGTGCCTATGCTTTAGTTTATTTATATCTCGCTTGGAGAGCTTTAGATAATAGAAATTACGAACAAGCTATTTATTATCGTCAACAAGCTTACACCAGCGACCCTCAAGTTATTTATTCTAAATCTGGTTTGTCTCAAAAATTCGCCATACTGGTAACTCGTTTCTTTGGTGCTTCTGGCTTGGATGGAGTTAGAAATATCAGTCGAGCTTTGCGAAGAAACATCTTAGCATTAATACCTTAA
- a CDS encoding glycosyltransferase family 2 protein: protein MPKVSVVIPAYNAMKYLPATVESVLQQSFTDIEILIINDGSSDNIIAWTAQITDPRVQVISQQNQGLSGARNTGIHHASGEYIAFIDADDLWLPTKLEKQVKCLDNSPQAGLVYTWTAWTDETGKPTGVIVASHVEGYVWEQMVVNDKISNGSSAMVRRICFDKVGLFDTELTSSEDRDMWIRLAAHYHFAVVKEPLTLYRRHSQSMSKNRPKMLKNIRRVFEKTFATVPTELLYLRNRSYGWINLYTAWTCMDEKNYQEAIKYRRQALLHYPQIFFTAYFLRLSVAIVIMQLLGSQGYDNLRSLIRNLRRLVLGAAT, encoded by the coding sequence ATGCCAAAAGTATCCGTCGTTATTCCCGCTTATAATGCAATGAAATACCTCCCCGCTACAGTGGAGAGTGTCTTACAACAAAGCTTTACCGATATAGAAATTTTAATTATTAATGATGGTAGTTCAGACAATATTATTGCCTGGACTGCACAAATCACTGACCCACGAGTGCAAGTGATTTCCCAACAAAATCAAGGCTTATCAGGAGCGCGCAACACGGGAATTCACCACGCATCGGGAGAATATATAGCCTTTATTGATGCTGATGATTTATGGCTACCAACTAAATTAGAAAAGCAAGTGAAATGTTTAGATAATTCTCCACAAGCTGGTTTAGTTTATACTTGGACAGCTTGGACTGATGAAACTGGTAAACCTACTGGTGTGATAGTCGCTTCTCATGTCGAAGGGTATGTTTGGGAACAAATGGTTGTCAATGACAAAATATCTAACGGTAGTTCGGCGATGGTGCGTCGTATTTGTTTTGACAAAGTAGGCTTATTTGACACAGAATTGACCAGTTCAGAAGACCGTGATATGTGGATTAGGCTGGCGGCTCATTATCACTTTGCGGTTGTCAAGGAACCCCTCACACTCTACCGCCGACATTCACAAAGTATGAGCAAAAATCGTCCGAAGATGCTCAAAAATATCCGTCGAGTTTTTGAAAAAACTTTTGCAACAGTTCCAACAGAGCTACTATACTTGCGAAACCGGAGCTATGGGTGGATAAATTTGTATACAGCTTGGACTTGTATGGATGAAAAGAATTACCAGGAAGCAATCAAATATCGTCGCCAAGCTCTTTTACATTACCCGCAGATTTTTTTCACAGCCTATTTCTTACGCTTGAGTGTAGCTATTGTGATTATGCAGTTATTAGGCTCTCAAGGCTATGATAACCTGCGATCGCTCATTCGTAACTTGCGTAGATTGGTTTTAGGTGCTGCAACCTAA
- a CDS encoding lipopolysaccharide biosynthesis protein, which yields MLIKKIKQLLSSQFIRNVGWLGTAELVNRIFRLGTTVTLARMFSSQDYGAMALIYTIFEFANVFTLRGGIGAKIIQANEQDLKIICNTSFWLNLILGISVFLCQCIAAFPIAQFYGNQQLVWPICTLAIVYLIYPIFMVNSALIERDNHLKITALCNAIQAFVGNVITVVFALLGMGIWAIVLPIVLSTPVWVVVTWMNNSWRPPTKFSLDKWREVTSFGKNMLAVEFLNKIRNNLDYLIVGKFLGTEQLGIYFFAFNAGSGISINVINTFMSALFPYICAVRENLTEFKQRYFNSLKKILSFVIPIILAQAILAPIYVPIVFGEKWTTAVPILILICLSVIPRVFGWANSLLLNAVDKTHINLNINLLFTIFFAAAVFLTVQWGVFWVAVGVLLSHVLFIPVSVLWSYRYIFHNRTRTLSKV from the coding sequence ATGTTAATTAAAAAGATAAAGCAACTATTATCAAGTCAATTTATCCGCAATGTAGGTTGGTTGGGAACAGCAGAGTTGGTAAATCGTATTTTTCGCTTAGGAACAACAGTAACTCTAGCACGAATGTTTAGTTCCCAGGATTATGGAGCAATGGCGCTCATCTACACAATTTTTGAATTTGCTAATGTCTTCACTCTCAGAGGTGGTATCGGTGCCAAGATTATTCAAGCCAATGAGCAGGATCTCAAAATAATATGTAATACTTCATTTTGGCTAAATCTAATTCTAGGAATCTCAGTTTTTTTATGTCAGTGTATCGCGGCATTTCCCATTGCTCAATTTTATGGCAATCAACAACTAGTCTGGCCTATTTGTACTTTAGCCATTGTATATCTGATATACCCTATCTTCATGGTTAATTCTGCTCTTATCGAACGCGATAACCATCTGAAGATTACAGCTTTATGTAATGCTATTCAAGCATTTGTGGGTAATGTAATTACAGTGGTTTTTGCTCTTTTGGGTATGGGTATTTGGGCTATAGTTTTACCTATAGTTTTATCAACTCCAGTTTGGGTTGTTGTCACTTGGATGAATAACTCTTGGCGACCTCCGACAAAATTTTCTCTCGATAAATGGCGAGAGGTTACCAGTTTTGGAAAAAATATGCTGGCTGTAGAATTTCTGAATAAAATCAGAAATAATTTAGATTATTTAATAGTTGGTAAATTTCTAGGTACAGAACAATTAGGAATTTACTTTTTCGCTTTCAATGCTGGTTCGGGTATTAGTATTAATGTAATTAACACATTTATGTCTGCTTTATTTCCTTATATATGTGCAGTCAGAGAAAATTTAACAGAATTTAAACAAAGATATTTCAATAGTTTAAAGAAGATTTTATCATTTGTCATCCCAATTATTCTAGCTCAAGCTATTTTAGCCCCTATATATGTGCCGATAGTGTTTGGTGAAAAATGGACGACGGCTGTACCAATTTTGATTTTAATTTGTTTATCAGTTATCCCTAGAGTATTTGGATGGGCTAATTCACTTTTACTCAATGCTGTAGATAAAACACATATTAACTTAAATATTAATCTTCTATTTACTATCTTTTTCGCTGCGGCAGTATTCTTAACAGTTCAGTGGGGAGTGTTTTGGGTAGCTGTAGGTGTTTTGTTATCTCATGTATTGTTCATACCTGTGTCTGTTTTATGGAGTTATAGGTATATTTTTCACAATCGCACTCGCACTTTGAGCAAGGTTTAG